The uncultured Sphaerochaeta sp. genome includes the window GATTCCTAAATTCATTCAAGTAGATTTCAGCCGATTCTCTAGCCATAAGAGAAATTTCTATTCATTGGATTGGAAGTTGCTTGATTTTGAAAATGGATATCCCTCTGATCATTCTGTACATATTGAAAAGCCAGTATGTCTAGAAGAAGTAATTACATTGGCAAAGCAATTGTCAAAGAATATGCCTCATGTAAGAGTAGATTTCTACATATGCGGTTCCCAAATATACTTCGGAGAATTAACATTCTATCATGGATCGGGATATAAGAAATTTACTCCAGAGAGTTATGATACACTGTTTGGGGGGTATATTGATTTAAGTCCGATAAAAGAAAATTAAGAGAAGATACTTTTAAGATAAGATAGAACGGCATCCCATAACATAACTATTTGTGGTATACCTATGATTCTTGGAGAAAGTGTATGACCAGAAGATATAAACTAATGCTGAACACTTTAACATCACTGGTAAATCAACTTATTGTTGTTGTCTGTGGGATTATTCTGCCTAGGCTCTTCATTAAGGCGTATGGCTCAGATGTAAATGGTCTTATTGCTTCCATAACTCAGTTTGTATCAATTATTGCTTTCTTGGAGCTTGGCGTCGGAGCAGTTGTGCAAGCTTCTCTCTACAGTCCCTTAGCCAAAAGAAATACAAATGAGATAAGTAGAATTCTTGTATCATCTAACAGGTTTTTCAAAAAGATTGGCTTATTGCTTGTATTGTACTCCGTTGCTCTTTTTCTTTTTTATCCTTTGATTGTCGATTCTCCATATTCATTCCTTTATACAGGATCTCTCATCCTGATTATCGCATTCAGTTCATTTTCCCAATACTTTTTTGGTATATCGTATCAATTACTCTTGAATGCAGACCAATTGGGGTTCGTTACATTCATAACCAATAGCCTCACTACTATTATCAACACGGTGATTGTAGTGATATTGATACGATTCAATCAATCAGTTCAGATGGTTAAGTTGATATCAGCACTGATTTTCCTAAGTCGGCCTTTGGTGTATCAGTTTATAGTTCGTAGACGATATCATCCAGATCTCTCAATACAGCTAGTATCAGAGCCAATCAAACAAAAATGGAACGGAATTGCTCAGCATCTTGCCTCGGTGATTCTGAACAGTACTGATATGATTGTCCTAACATTATTCAGTACTCTCAACACAGTTTCCGTATATTCTGTACATTTCATGGTTGTTAATAGTATAAAAAAAATTGTCCTCTCACTTACCTCAGGGGTAGGGGCTCTATTTGGGAGTATGTTGTCAAATGGTGAAATAAAGAAGCTCAATCAAGTATATGATAAATTTGAATGGATGATTCATACATTTGTAGTATTGGTGTTTACTATTACTGGAATTCTTATTACGCCATTCATTGCTGTGTATACTGCCGATATTACTGATGCAACGTACATTTACCCTTTATTCGCTGTATTACTAACCATGGCCCAAGCACTGTATTGTTTGCGATTGCCTTATAATCAATTGGTTCTAGCTGCTGGACATTTTAAAGAGACGCAACGAAGTGCAATAATTGAGGCTTCGTTGAATATTATTATTTCCATCGTGCTGGTTCGGAGATTTGGATTGATTGGGGTAGCTATTGGTACGTTCATAGCCATGGCATATAGAACATTTTATTTGGTATGGTACCTTTCACGAAACATAATTCGAAGATCATTGAAGCACTTTCTATTGCATTGTCTGGTTGATGCTTTGTCTTTGGGCCTAATGGTAGTTATCACCCAAGGGGTTTTCTTAATAGATCATACCTATTTTGATTGGATAGTCATGGCTCTTAAAGTCTCTGTGCTTTGTTTTGGAGTTACTCTGTTAATAAATCTTGTTTTCTATCCCAAAATGGTTCTCTCAATAAAGCAAGGAATACGTCGTTGAGGTCTCTATAGAGTCTTGCTGGTATCGCCAACAGCATGAGAATATGGTATGCTCATTCGATGTCTCGTGATAGACTGCTTAATCATGACCCAAGGGGATTGTTGTGGGATCAATAGTATATATTCTTCTAGTACAGCCGATTGAGTTATTAATCGAATTGCTCTTTGTGTTCTTTTTTAAAGCTTTCGATAATCTTGGGTTTGCTATTGCTGGAATTAGTTTGTTTGTAGGCTTTTTAACGTTACCCCTTTACCATGTTGCTGATCGGTTGCAAAGAAAAGAACGCGATATGCGTATTGCTATGCAACCAGGTATACAGCGAATTAAAACTGCTTTCAAAGGTGATGAGCAGTACATGATTCTCTCTACATTCTATCGCCAAAACCATTATCATCCAGCATATGCTTTGCGCAGTTCAGTAAGTCTCCTAATCCAGGTTCCTTTTTTTATCGCAGCCTATCAATTCCTTTCTCATCTGCCACAACTACAAGGAGAATCATTCTTGATTATCCGAGACTTGGGAAAGCCAGATGGATTGCTCTCAGTTGGTTCCTTATCCATAAATGTATTACCCATCCTTATGACTTTGATCAATATAATTGCTGGTATCATCTATACGAAGGGGTTCCCCCTTCGAGATAAGCTTCAGTTGTATGGAATGGCCGGGCTTTTCTTGGTACTGCTATACAATTCTCCAGCTGGCTTAGTTTTTTACTGGACACTGAATAATGTCTTCTCATTAATCAAGAATATCTTCTATAAGATGAGGCAACCTTTAAAAGTGCTGTATATTCTTGCTGTTGTAGGAGCTATGGGAATGGTCAGTGCAATTCTCCTGTTCAAGTCAGGCTTCCCGATGATTAAACGGCTGATTCTGCTTTTCGGGGTTGCATTTATTATCGCATTGCCACTCTTGGTAAAGGCTGTACAGTTTTTTCAGACTCGATATCTTGCAAGGTTTATGGATAAGAAAAAACAAGTCTTTCATATATTCATGCTCTCAATGGGGCTGATGTGGTTGGTTACTGCATTTGTTGTCCCGACCAATCTCATTGCAACTTCTCCTATAGAATTTTCATTTACTGGTGTTGTACAGAATCCTTTGTTCTATGTTTATCAAACTGCAGTATTGTTATTTGGCTTGTTTGTTATCTGGCCAATTTTTATCTATGGCATGTCCAATAAGCAGATGCGCAGTTTGTTTGCATTTCTGTCCTTGGTATTCTCTTTTTCAGCGTTGGGAAACCTATTTGTGTTTACAGGATCATATGGGAATGTGAGTAAGGTTCTCTTGTTTGATGAACCAGCCCTTTTACGTGCTTCTCCAATACAAGCAATTGTTCCCTTCATTGTTACAATAGCGGTTTTTATTGTTGTCACTTTTTTACTTAAAAGTAATAAGTCGCGTATGCTAACCAGCTTGCTGACAATTATGGTGATTGCTTCGGCCGCCAATGGGTTGTATACAATGGTAAGCATCCAGAAGACTTATACGATTCATGCAAAGAATGTTGAAGGGAATTCACTTTCTGAGATTCAAAGTGATCGTATGAAACCTGTAATCGAGCTTAACAAAGAAGGAAACAATGTTATTGTTCTTTTCTTGGATCGGGCAATTAGTTCGTATCTACCAATTATTTTTGACCAGTTCCCGGAGTTGGAAGAGCAGTATGAAGGATTTGTCTATTATCCAAATACTGTATCTCCCGGAAAGGTTACGTTAACAGGTTCTCCTCCAATTATGGGTGGGTATGAATATTTGCCTTCTGCAATTAATAAACGTAACAATGAAAAGCTGGTTGATAAGCATAATGAAGCCTCCCTCGTTATGCCGGTGTTGTTCTCCGAAGCAGGCTATGATGTATCAGTTTTTGATCCTCCACTGGCGAATTACCAATGGGAGAATGATTTTTCCGCCTTTAAAACATATCCAGATATACATGTAGGTAGTTTGAAAGGAAGATATTCATCACAGTATAAGATGGAACATCCAGAGATTGATCTCTGGGGGCCTGAATATGAGAGCAATCTTATAACAAGGCGAATGCCAATGTTCTCGTTACTCCGTATTGCCTATCCCATATTGAGACAATTGTTCTACTACGAAGGGTCATACTTTCTTATGGATGAGAATACCCAGAATACCAATAGTTTTATTGATTCATATTCTGTACTCCATTATTTGCCAAGGCTTACTACAGCTGAAACTGAAAGAGAGTCATTCATATTCATGGTTAATGATACAACGCATGAACCTATTTTCTTGCAGGCTCCTGGCTATGAGCCGGTTGTTGATGTCACCGATATTAGTAATCCTCTTCAAGGCGATGAGTACTATGATGAGAAAGCTCAGATTCACTATCATGCTAATGTAGCTGCACTTCGTAAAATTGGATCCTGGCTTGACCATCTTAGGGAAGAAGGTGTGTATGACAATACAAGAATTATTATCGTCTCTGATCATGGAAATACATTGGCGACACCTGCGTTTAAAGAATTTTCTGAGAATGGACTATTATTGGCATCCTATAATGCTTTATTGATTGTCAAGGATTTCGAAAGTACAGGGCCGATGCAAACAGATAATACCTTCATGACAACAGCTGACGTTCCATCATTGGCGCTTAAACAGATAAATGAATCAGCAATCAATCCTTTTACTGGAAATAATATATTTGGAGTTGTTGATAAGTCGTTGATTGATTGTTATTACTCTTCTCACGATCCTCAAGATAATCGCGGGAATACATTTGACTATAATGCCCAATATAGTTTTTCCATCCATGATTCTATCTTCGATGAATCTAACTGGACACCTTTAGGACAGGAGTGATTGTAATGATACTTTGCTATATTGATCCAGGAACAGGAAGCATGCTCTTCTCCATTGTCATAGGTTTGGTAACGATGCTCTATTTTCTTGGAAAGGCTGCAGTGATTAAACTCAAGTTTGTACTATCTGGGGGGAAAGTAAGCACTAGTAAGCGTCGTTTTCCCCTTGTGATTTACTCAGAGGGGAAGCGGTACTATACAGTCTTTAAACCCGTTCTGACTGCATTGGAGAGAAAATGCATTTCTACGGTGTTCTATACATCTTCAGAAGATGATCCAGTCTTTGGCGATACCTATAACCACATAACCACTGAATTCATTGGTGAAGGGAATAAAGCCTTTACTCGTTTGAATTTTCTAGAAGCAGATGTGTGTCTGATGACTACTCCTGGGCTTGATGTGTATCAGCTCAAACGATCTAGGGGAGTAAAGCATTACTCACATGTGCTCCATGCTGTTGATGATGCAACCAGTTACCGTCTATTTGGATTGGACTACTTTGATTCAGTCCTGCTTTCAGGAGAATACCAGAAAGAACATATTCGTCTACTTGAACAAAAGAGGGGAATCAAGGAGAAGGAGTTGGTGGTAGTGGGGTGCCCTTATCTGGATATCTTACAAGAGAAAGCTTCATTACTGCCGATAAAGGACCAAGATGAGTTCACTGTTCTGGTGGCTCCCTCTTGGGGAAAAAGTGGAATTCTCAGCCGGTATGGGGCATCTCTTCTCGATCGATTAGTGGAAACTGGATTTCAGATTATTGTTAGGCCACATCCTCAGTCAAAGCAATCAGAAAAGCATGTACTGGACGAGCTGACGAATCGATATGCTGACGCAAAGAACCTTTCATGGGATTACAGCACTGAGAATTTGCAAGCACTCTCAAGTTCTGATATCATGATTAGTGATTTTTCCGGAGTAATCTTTGACTATACCTTTTTGTTTAACCGACCATTCCTCTATGTGACTGGCGAGTATGATTCAATGCCTTATGATTCCTATGATATAGAAGAACAACCTTGGAAGTTCAGAGTTCTCCCTGAGATTGGAGTAGAACTCAAGAGGGAAGAATTCTCCAAAATCAAGGAAGTATTGCTTGAGGCTGTAAATAGTAGTGAACTTCAAGAAAACCGGAAGATAGCCAAACAGACTGCATGGCAGTACCAGGGAGAGAGTGGGGAACGGATAGCAACCTATCTTGCAAGTTTGATAGATATACCGAGCACTGTAGCTGAGGAGATAACGTAATGCAGGCAATTATATTGGCAGCAGGAATGGGAAAGCGGCTTAAAGAACTCACGAAGAACAATACAAAATGCATGGTTTCTGTAAACAATGAAACACTCATCGAACGTGTTCTACGTCAATTGGATGTTCTGGAACTTGACCGAATCATTCTTGTTGTTGGATACAAAGGGGAGATGCTCACCCAGTATGTACATACACTGCAAATAAAAACCCCGATTGTATTTGTTGCCAACACTATCTTTGATAAGACAAACAATATTTATTCACTCTATTTGGCAAAGGAGTATCTTGCAGAAGATGATACCTTGTTGCTTGAGTCTGACCTTATTATTGAAGATGGTGTGCTTGAAAAAATGCTCCAGCATCAGGAACCGAACCTTGTACTTGTTGCAAAGTATGAAAGTTGGATGGATGGAACTGTCGTAACCTTGGATGATAAGCAACGAATTACCGGTTTCTTGGATAAGAAACAGTTTCGTTTTTGTGATGCCAGCACCTATTACAAGACGGTGAATATTTACCGGTTCAGCAAAGAGTTCTCCAATTCTCACTATATTCCTTTCTTGGAGGCATACAGCAAAGCGCTCGGCAATAATGAATATTATGAACAGGTCCTTAAGGTGATTGCCCTTTTGGATGAACCAAAGATCAAGGCAATGGTTCTTGATAAAGAACGCTGGTATGAGATTGATGATATCCAGGATTTGGACATTGCTCAGTGCTTGTTTGAGCCGGATGCAAAGAGGCGATTTGAGAAAATAAATTCCCGCTATGGTGGGTTTTGGAGATTCCCCAATTTATTGGACTTCTGTTATTTGGTAAATCCTTACTTTCCTCCAGCAAAATTGGTTGATGAGATGAAGGTGAGTTTTGATATCCTTTTACGCCAATACCCAAGCGGGCAAAACGTAAATAATTTACTTGCAGCAAACTATTATGGGTTACATCCTGAAAATGTACTTGTTGGAAATGGAGCTGCTGAACTGATCAAGGCCTTGATTGAGAAAACAAAAGGGCGAATAGGAATGTTGAGCCCTTCCTTCGATGAATATCGTAATCGAGCAAAGGAAGATCAACTCTCCATATTCCCCATTACTTCTCAAGATTTTTCTTATACTGCTAAAGATATTATCAAATTCTATGAGCATACAGAGCTAGAAATGCTTCTGTTGATAAATCCTGATAATCCATCAGGGAACTACATTCCTGTAACTGATGTACTTGCAATGATAGAGTGGGCAGAAAAGCGGAACATCCTTGTGGTCGTTGATGAATCGTTCAGCGATTTTGCTGATGTTTCAGAGCCTACGTCCCTGTTGGACCAAGAGATACTAGATACCCATCGGAATCTTATTGTTATCAAGAGTATTTCTAAATCATTTGGGGTTCCTGGGGTTCGGTTAGGTGTATTGGCAACAGCGAAAGAGGATGTGCTTTCCGATATTGCAAGTAAACTTTCCATTTGGAACATCAACTCATTTGGGGAATTCTTTTTGCAGATTTGGAATAAATACCGCAGAGACTATGAGATTGCACTTGATGCTATAAAAACCGAACGCAATCGTTTTGAACAGGCATTGCAACAAATCAAGTTCCTCGAAGTTTTTCACTCAGAAGCAAATTATATCATGTGCGAAGTTAAAGCCCCATTGCAGTCGTATAACCTGGCAGTTGATCTATTGGAGAAATATGGCATGTTGATTAAGGATCTTTCAAATAAGAAGGGTATTGCTCCAAGACAATGCATACGTATAGCGGTACGGAATAGAGAAGATAACGATAGATTGATTACAGCGCTGCTTTCTATTTAGAAACAACCATTTCTGGACTACCTATCCATCTCATGGTACCGTCATAGGGTGAGGTAGCTGAAATGGAAACAGTAAGGAAATCCCGTGGTTCTTTTACCATACTAGGGGAAGCAGGTTGCGAAGAGCTTTCCCTCTCTCTAGCAGAGAAGTGGGGTGCTGATGTCATTCGCGATTGTGATGGGACCAAGCTCTCTCCACGGTTGCTGGAAGCGGGGATGGATGTGTATTCCACTATCTGCATCATTCGTGAACATAACGAGTTTGCCTCAGCCAACCCACAGTTCCAACAGCAGGTATTCCTAGAGAGTGAGCGAGTAATAGCCACTTCCAAGACAGCGGAAATTCCGCTATTAACCCAAATTCCCGCTAAATTATAACTATAATACCAATATTTCTTTGGAATATTAGAAGATATATCATGCCAAGACATTGACTTTTGCTCAAAACATAGCTACAATAAAAGCTATGAAAAAAGCAGGGAACACAGCCAAGATTGTTGAGGTTTTCAACAAGAATGCAGGTGTCACATACGTCTATGAGGATACCGCCTACTGGGATAGTGAGAAGAAACAAGGGCGGCACCGCCGCAAGTGTATCGGCAAGAGGGGACCTGAGGGCGAGATCATCTACAACGAGTATTACCTTTCCCGTCAGGAAGCATCCCGGGTCCAGGAACATCCGCTTCCTGTTGTTTCCAGGACGACGCTCCTTGGCCAGGATCTCATCCTTGACCCCATCATTGCCCGTACTGGGCTGGGGAAGGTTCTCACCAAGGTGCTGGGACCACAGGATGCTGCGTATGTCCTGGGACTTGCAAAATACTCGGTGTGCACCGGGAAGCCTCTCAGTTATGCAGAGTCCTGGCTTGATGAGAGAGGCTTTGACGGGTCCCAGCTTTGCTCCCAGAGAATAACAGAACTGCTGAGGAGGCTCGACAAGGATGCCCAGAACACCTTTTTCTCTTCGTGGATAGAGCAGAACAGGGAGAAGAAGAACCTGCTGTTCGATATCAGCAGCATCTCCAGCCATGCGAAGGACAACCCGTATGTCGAGTGGGGCTACAACCGTGACAAGGAGAAGAAGCCCCAGATCAATATAGGCCTGCTCAGCTCGTATGCCACCCATCTCCCCCTATGGTTCTCAGAGCTGCCGGGAAGCATGAATGACTCGATTGTCCTGCAGCAGGTGCTCGAGCAGCTGAAGAAGCTGGAGGTCCCCTCCTCGGTGATCATAGGGGACAGGGCATTCTGCTCTGTCGACAACATCGCACAACTTACTGACCACGGCCACAAGTTCCTCATCCCTGTTCCCTCAAACGTCACATGGGCACGGGAACTCATCGAGAAGCACCGCCATGCGATCCAGCGGCCTAGCACCCTCATCCCGACCGATGACAAGGATGCCATCATCTATGGCCTGAAGACCATCAGGAAGACCGAACAAGGAAGGATGTGGGCCCACATATACTTCGATGCAGCGAGAAAGGAGCGGGACGTCGCCCGTCTCATGAGAAAGCTGCAGCAATGCATGGTTGAGCTTGAATTGCAGCAACCCATCAAGAACAACCAGTCGTACTACGACCGGTACTTCGAGGTGAAAGAGACCCCGAAAAGGGGAAGGAAGGTGCTTCTCAAGGATGAAGAGGTCCAGTCGTTCATCGACGGGCAGAGTGGGTACTGGGTCCTGTACACCAATGCCGAGAAGGATCCAGCTGAAGCATTGTATGCATACCGGCAGAGAAATGACATCGAACTGCTGTTCGACGACATGAAGAACATCATCGACTGCAACAGACTGAGAGTCCACACCGAGCAGGTGATGAAAGGCAGGCTTTTCATCAATTTCGTTACACTGATCATCCTGACCGCCCTGAAGGAACGAATCAAGCAGATCCCTGCGAAACAGCGGAAATACTGGAACCACCGTGAGATCCTGGACAAGGTGAATACTTACTCGAAGATTCACTACCGGGGGAAATACAAGGATGTGTATACCATCCCCACGAAGGCTCAGCGGCTCATCTTCGATCTATTCAGTGTTGAGTATCCATGGAAAGGCAAGCTGATGAATGTAGGGGATGAAGATCCGTTCGAGACTGATTCTCCGCTCTCATAGTTACAAAACTTCGGGAATTTGGGCTATTAACACCATACTTTGCCAAACAGTTTGAGGTTAATGAAGATTCTGTATCGTATTGGCAGGTCTTCGATCGGACAACTGGAGAAGAAGTCATTGCCTCCTCATGGCAGTATGATGCTAGAACTGGGACAGTTGCTATCGAGGGCTGCACTCCCTTTCACCAGTATAGTGTGAACTTCCTTGCTTTCCGTATCTGGGAAGAGATAAACATGTACAACCATGTGACCAACGACTGGAAGAGTGAACCACTGAGGCAGCTGGATCCTCGTTACCCCGAGGTCCAAAGCTATTTACGTTCCTATCTGGTTCGCTGGTGCGAAGAACACCCAGAGACAGACGTTGTACGGTTTACCTCACTCTTCTACAACTTTGTCTGGATTTGGGGAGGTGATGAGCGGAACAGAAACCTGTTCACGGACTGGGCTTCCTATGATTTCACGGTCAGCCCAATGGCTTTGGATCAGTTTGAAGCGCAGTATGGGTACCGCCTCACTGGTGAGAACTTCATTAACAAGGGGAATCGAAATCCTTCACATGTTACTTGAAATAAACGAATGATGGACTACCTCTGGTTCACCAATGCCTTTGTCTGCTCTTATGCCAAAGAGCTGGTGGAAATCGTACACAGCTATGGTAAGAAAGCCTATGTATTTTATGATGATAGCTGGGTTGGAATGGAGCCACAGTCTGAGGCCTTCCAGACAATCGGGTTTGATGGGATTATAAAGTGTGTTTTCTCTGGATTCGAAGTCCGTCTCTGTAATGCAGTGCCGGGAGGACTTACTCATGAGTTGAGGTTGCATCCCTATCTCTTCCCTGTAGGACTCGGCGGAGCCCCCACTTTCAAGGAGGGAGGCAATCCAGCTCTCGATGCACAGAAGTACTGGGTTAACGTCAGAAGAGCGATGCTTAGGGCTCCTATCGACCGCATAGGGCTAGGTGGTTACTTGCACCTTACTGAAGGCTTTCCTGATTTTGTTGAAACCATTGCAGATATTGCTGACCAGTTCAGAACGATCAAGGAACTGCATCAAGCTTCAGAGGTGTATACCGTTCCCTTGAAGATTGGAATCCTCAGCAGCTGGGGAAAGCTCAGGACTTGGACGTGCGGTGGGCACTACCACGAACATCCTGATCTGGATCTGATCAACATACTGGAGAGTCTCTCTGGTCTTCCTTATACCGTTGAGTTCTTCAGTTTCAATGAAGTGGCCAAGGAAACCCTTGATTCCCTTGATATTATAATCAACGCAGGCTTTGAAGGGAGCAGCTGGAGTGGGGGATATCACTGGGATAATGATGAGGTTGTTACACTTTTAACTCAATGGGTCTGGGAAGGTGGTACCTTTCTTGGTGTTAATGCTCCCTCATCACGTAATCATTCATTCAGAATGGCACATGTTCTGGGTGTAGATTATGATGACGGCAAAAGACTCTGTCATGGACAGTGGGAAGTGAGTGTTGCAAAAGAGAAGGAGCCACAACATACAATCATCCCCAAGCAAGGTATCTATTTAATTGATGGTGAGACCACTGTTCTACAAGCAGAAGATGGATTACCAACATACACAGAACGAACTTTCGGACAGGGTAGGGGTATCTATCTTTCAGAGTATAAATATTCTCCTGAGAATACCTTTGCACTACGTTCAATCCTTGAACAAGGAATGAAAACAGAAGCTCTCTTAACCACTGATAATTCCAACATAGATTGCGCATA containing:
- a CDS encoding polysaccharide biosynthesis C-terminal domain-containing protein — encoded protein: MTRRYKLMLNTLTSLVNQLIVVVCGIILPRLFIKAYGSDVNGLIASITQFVSIIAFLELGVGAVVQASLYSPLAKRNTNEISRILVSSNRFFKKIGLLLVLYSVALFLFYPLIVDSPYSFLYTGSLILIIAFSSFSQYFFGISYQLLLNADQLGFVTFITNSLTTIINTVIVVILIRFNQSVQMVKLISALIFLSRPLVYQFIVRRRYHPDLSIQLVSEPIKQKWNGIAQHLASVILNSTDMIVLTLFSTLNTVSVYSVHFMVVNSIKKIVLSLTSGVGALFGSMLSNGEIKKLNQVYDKFEWMIHTFVVLVFTITGILITPFIAVYTADITDATYIYPLFAVLLTMAQALYCLRLPYNQLVLAAGHFKETQRSAIIEASLNIIISIVLVRRFGLIGVAIGTFIAMAYRTFYLVWYLSRNIIRRSLKHFLLHCLVDALSLGLMVVITQGVFLIDHTYFDWIVMALKVSVLCFGVTLLINLVFYPKMVLSIKQGIRR
- the yidC gene encoding membrane protein insertase YidC — its product is MGSIVYILLVQPIELLIELLFVFFFKAFDNLGFAIAGISLFVGFLTLPLYHVADRLQRKERDMRIAMQPGIQRIKTAFKGDEQYMILSTFYRQNHYHPAYALRSSVSLLIQVPFFIAAYQFLSHLPQLQGESFLIIRDLGKPDGLLSVGSLSINVLPILMTLINIIAGIIYTKGFPLRDKLQLYGMAGLFLVLLYNSPAGLVFYWTLNNVFSLIKNIFYKMRQPLKVLYILAVVGAMGMVSAILLFKSGFPMIKRLILLFGVAFIIALPLLVKAVQFFQTRYLARFMDKKKQVFHIFMLSMGLMWLVTAFVVPTNLIATSPIEFSFTGVVQNPLFYVYQTAVLLFGLFVIWPIFIYGMSNKQMRSLFAFLSLVFSFSALGNLFVFTGSYGNVSKVLLFDEPALLRASPIQAIVPFIVTIAVFIVVTFLLKSNKSRMLTSLLTIMVIASAANGLYTMVSIQKTYTIHAKNVEGNSLSEIQSDRMKPVIELNKEGNNVIVLFLDRAISSYLPIIFDQFPELEEQYEGFVYYPNTVSPGKVTLTGSPPIMGGYEYLPSAINKRNNEKLVDKHNEASLVMPVLFSEAGYDVSVFDPPLANYQWENDFSAFKTYPDIHVGSLKGRYSSQYKMEHPEIDLWGPEYESNLITRRMPMFSLLRIAYPILRQLFYYEGSYFLMDENTQNTNSFIDSYSVLHYLPRLTTAETERESFIFMVNDTTHEPIFLQAPGYEPVVDVTDISNPLQGDEYYDEKAQIHYHANVAALRKIGSWLDHLREEGVYDNTRIIIVSDHGNTLATPAFKEFSENGLLLASYNALLIVKDFESTGPMQTDNTFMTTADVPSLALKQINESAINPFTGNNIFGVVDKSLIDCYYSSHDPQDNRGNTFDYNAQYSFSIHDSIFDESNWTPLGQE
- a CDS encoding CDP-glycerol glycerophosphotransferase family protein, which codes for MILCYIDPGTGSMLFSIVIGLVTMLYFLGKAAVIKLKFVLSGGKVSTSKRRFPLVIYSEGKRYYTVFKPVLTALERKCISTVFYTSSEDDPVFGDTYNHITTEFIGEGNKAFTRLNFLEADVCLMTTPGLDVYQLKRSRGVKHYSHVLHAVDDATSYRLFGLDYFDSVLLSGEYQKEHIRLLEQKRGIKEKELVVVGCPYLDILQEKASLLPIKDQDEFTVLVAPSWGKSGILSRYGASLLDRLVETGFQIIVRPHPQSKQSEKHVLDELTNRYADAKNLSWDYSTENLQALSSSDIMISDFSGVIFDYTFLFNRPFLYVTGEYDSMPYDSYDIEEQPWKFRVLPEIGVELKREEFSKIKEVLLEAVNSSELQENRKIAKQTAWQYQGESGERIATYLASLIDIPSTVAEEIT
- a CDS encoding aminotransferase class I/II-fold pyridoxal phosphate-dependent enzyme; the encoded protein is MQAIILAAGMGKRLKELTKNNTKCMVSVNNETLIERVLRQLDVLELDRIILVVGYKGEMLTQYVHTLQIKTPIVFVANTIFDKTNNIYSLYLAKEYLAEDDTLLLESDLIIEDGVLEKMLQHQEPNLVLVAKYESWMDGTVVTLDDKQRITGFLDKKQFRFCDASTYYKTVNIYRFSKEFSNSHYIPFLEAYSKALGNNEYYEQVLKVIALLDEPKIKAMVLDKERWYEIDDIQDLDIAQCLFEPDAKRRFEKINSRYGGFWRFPNLLDFCYLVNPYFPPAKLVDEMKVSFDILLRQYPSGQNVNNLLAANYYGLHPENVLVGNGAAELIKALIEKTKGRIGMLSPSFDEYRNRAKEDQLSIFPITSQDFSYTAKDIIKFYEHTELEMLLLINPDNPSGNYIPVTDVLAMIEWAEKRNILVVVDESFSDFADVSEPTSLLDQEILDTHRNLIVIKSISKSFGVPGVRLGVLATAKEDVLSDIASKLSIWNINSFGEFFLQIWNKYRRDYEIALDAIKTERNRFEQALQQIKFLEVFHSEANYIMCEVKAPLQSYNLAVDLLEKYGMLIKDLSNKKGIAPRQCIRIAVRNREDNDRLITALLSI
- a CDS encoding 1,3-beta-galactosyl-N-acetylhexosamine phosphorylase N-terminal domain-containing protein, which translates into the protein METVRKSRGSFTILGEAGCEELSLSLAEKWGADVIRDCDGTKLSPRLLEAGMDVYSTICIIREHNEFASANPQFQQQVFLESERVIATSKTAEIPLLTQIPAKL
- a CDS encoding IS1634 family transposase, giving the protein MKKAGNTAKIVEVFNKNAGVTYVYEDTAYWDSEKKQGRHRRKCIGKRGPEGEIIYNEYYLSRQEASRVQEHPLPVVSRTTLLGQDLILDPIIARTGLGKVLTKVLGPQDAAYVLGLAKYSVCTGKPLSYAESWLDERGFDGSQLCSQRITELLRRLDKDAQNTFFSSWIEQNREKKNLLFDISSISSHAKDNPYVEWGYNRDKEKKPQINIGLLSSYATHLPLWFSELPGSMNDSIVLQQVLEQLKKLEVPSSVIIGDRAFCSVDNIAQLTDHGHKFLIPVPSNVTWARELIEKHRHAIQRPSTLIPTDDKDAIIYGLKTIRKTEQGRMWAHIYFDAARKERDVARLMRKLQQCMVELELQQPIKNNQSYYDRYFEVKETPKRGRKVLLKDEEVQSFIDGQSGYWVLYTNAEKDPAEALYAYRQRNDIELLFDDMKNIIDCNRLRVHTEQVMKGRLFINFVTLIILTALKERIKQIPAKQRKYWNHREILDKVNTYSKIHYRGKYKDVYTIPTKAQRLIFDLFSVEYPWKGKLMNVGDEDPFETDSPLS